A section of the Malania oleifera isolate guangnan ecotype guangnan chromosome 2, ASM2987363v1, whole genome shotgun sequence genome encodes:
- the LOC131148851 gene encoding CEN-like protein 2, with amino-acid sequence MANRMPDPLMVGRVIGDVMDYFSPAVKMTVTYNSNRQVYNGHELFPSAVTTKPRVEVQGGDMRSFFTLILTDPDVPGPSDPYLREHIHWIVTDIPGTTDSTFGNELVSYEIPRPNIGIHRFVFILFRQKRRQTVVAPSSRDHFNTRIFAEENELGLPVAAVYFNAQRETAARRR; translated from the exons atGGCAAATAGAATGCCAGATCCTCTCATGGTTGGCAGAGTGATTGGGGATGTAATGGATTATTTCAGCCCAGCAGTTAAGATGACCGTCACCTACAACTCCAACAGGCAGGTCTACAATGGCCACGAGCTCTTTCCTTCCGCAGTCACCACTAAACCCAGAGTTGAGGTTCAGGGTGGTGATATGAGGTCCTTCTTCACCCTG ATCCTGACAGACCCAGATGTTCCTGGTCCTAGCGATCCATACCTAAGGGAGCACATACACTG GATAGTCACAGACATTCCAGGCACTACAGATTCCACATTTG gAAATGAGTTGGTGAGCTATGAGATTCCAAGGCCAAATATAGGGATCCACAGGTTTGTGTTCATACTGTTCAGGCAAAAACGCAGGCAGACGGTGGTGGCACCTTCTTCAAGGGATCACTTCAACACTCGAATTTTCGCAGAAGAAAATGAGCTAGGCCTTCCTGTTGCTGCCGTCTACTTCAATGCTCAAAGGGAGACTGCTGCCAGACGACGCTAG